A single genomic interval of Camelina sativa cultivar DH55 chromosome 11, Cs, whole genome shotgun sequence harbors:
- the LOC104722855 gene encoding proteinaceous RNase P 3 isoform X1, whose protein sequence is MKLKKPSLPSSLLSAVPPCLSQTRLPYQAIPRRVRVSSFTFVNSKLVTLRNRPVNLHIYCSMAGTDKRRSCHHDESPTKPNKKKKGGRNPEKNLLINLHSCSKSKNLSAALALYDAAITSGDIRLSQQHFQSLLYLCSASISDPSLQTLAIDRGFQIFDRMVSSGVSPNESCVTAVARLAAAKGDGDYAFKLVKDIVAVGGVSVPRLRTYSPALLCFCEIMEAEKGYEVEDHMDASGIVLEEAEISALLKVSAATGREKKVYKYLHKLRECVGCVSEETSKIIEEWFCGEKASEVCDNGIGSDIELLRASVLKNGGGWHGLGWVGEGKWIVKKGSVSPTGKCLSCDEHLDCVDTNELETENFVDSLVALAVERKAKMNSCEPMADFSEFQEWLEKHGNYEAIVDGANIGLYQQNFADGGFSLPQLEAVVKELYSQSGNKKQPLVLLHKKRVNALLDNPNHRNLVEEWINNNVLYATPPGSNDDWYWLYAAAKLKCLLVTNDEMRDHIFELLSNSFFQKWKERHQVRFTFVKGSLKLEMPPPFSVVIQESEKGSWHVPITCLNNEESLRSWICITRESV, encoded by the exons atgaaattaaaaaaaccttCACTGCCTTCTTCTTTGCTCAGCGCCGTACCGCCTTGTCTCTCTCAAACTCGCTTACCCTATCAAGCCATTCCTCGCAG GGTAAGGGTTTCATCATTTACATTCGTTAATTCAAAGCTTGTAACATTAAGAAACCGCCCTGTTAATTTGCACATATACTGTTCTATGGCTGGTACTGATAAACGCCGCTCTTGCCACCACGACGAAAGCCctacaaaaccaaacaagaagaagaagggaggcCGTAATCCAGAGAAGAATCTCCTTATCAATCTTCATTCCTGTTCCAAGTCCAAGAACCTCTCAGCTGCGTTGGCTCTATACGATGCAGCTATCACTTCAGGTGACATCCGCCTCAGCCAGCAACACTTCCAAAGCCTTCTTTACCTCTGCTCTGCGTCCATTAGTGACCCGTCTCTTCAAACCCTTGCCATCGACCGTGGCTTCCAAATTTTTGATCGTATGGTTAGTTCCGGGGTAAGTCCTAATGAGTCCTGCGTCACTGCAGTGGCACGACTAGCTGCTGCCAAAGGTGACGGTGATTATGCTTTCAAGCTTGTCAAAGACATTGTTGCTGTTGGCGGTGTATCTGTCCCTCGTCTTAGAACTTATTCTCCagctttgctctgtttctgtgagATTATGGAGGCTGAAAAGGGTTATGAAGTGGAAGACCACATGGATGCTTCAGGTATTGTGTTGGAGGAGGCAGAGATCTCGGCTTTGCTGAAGGTAAGCGCTGCAACGGGCAGAGAAAAGAAGGTTTATAAGTATTTGCATAAATTAAGAGAATGTGTTGGCTGCGTTAGTGAAGAAACTTCAAAAATTATTGAGGAATGGTTCTGTGGAGAGAAAGCTAGTGAGGTTTGTGATAATGGGATTGGTTCTGATATTGAGCTGCTTAGAGCCTCTGTTTTGAAGAATGGGGGTGGGTGGCATGGTCTTGGATGGGTTGGGGAAGGTAAATGGATTGTGAAGAAAGGTAGTGTTAGTCCAACCGGGAAATGCTTGAGCTGTGACGAACATTTGGATTGTGTAGATACAAATGAGTTAGAGACTGAAAATTTTGTGGATTCTTTGGTGGCTTTGGCTGTGGAGAGGAAGGCGAAGATGAATTCATGTGAGCCAATGGCGGACTTCAGCGAGTTTCAG GAGTGGCTTGAAAAGCATGGAAATTACGAAGCTATAGTAGATGGAGCAAATATTGGGCTCTACCAACAAAATTTTGCAGATGGTGGTTTCAGTCTACCACAG CTTGAAGCTGTAGTGAAGGAGCTTTACAGTCAAAGTGGTAACAAAAAGCAGCCGCTAGTTCTGTTGCACAAGAAACGGGTCAATGCGCTTTTAGATAACCCGAATCACCGGAATTTGGTGGAAGAGTGGATTAATAACAATGTCCTATACGCGACTCCACCAGGTTCCAATGATGATTG GTATTGGCTCTATGCTGCTGCTAAACTCAAGTGTTTACTTGTGACTAATGATGAGATGAGAGATcacatttttgaattattaagtaacagttttttccaaaaatggaaagaaagACATCAAGTTCGGTTTACCTTTGTGAAAGGTTCTCTCAAGCTTGAAATGCCTCCTCCCTTTTCAGT
- the LOC104722855 gene encoding proteinaceous RNase P 3 isoform X2, with the protein MAGTDKRRSCHHDESPTKPNKKKKGGRNPEKNLLINLHSCSKSKNLSAALALYDAAITSGDIRLSQQHFQSLLYLCSASISDPSLQTLAIDRGFQIFDRMVSSGVSPNESCVTAVARLAAAKGDGDYAFKLVKDIVAVGGVSVPRLRTYSPALLCFCEIMEAEKGYEVEDHMDASGIVLEEAEISALLKVSAATGREKKVYKYLHKLRECVGCVSEETSKIIEEWFCGEKASEVCDNGIGSDIELLRASVLKNGGGWHGLGWVGEGKWIVKKGSVSPTGKCLSCDEHLDCVDTNELETENFVDSLVALAVERKAKMNSCEPMADFSEFQEWLEKHGNYEAIVDGANIGLYQQNFADGGFSLPQLEAVVKELYSQSGNKKQPLVLLHKKRVNALLDNPNHRNLVEEWINNNVLYATPPGSNDDWYWLYAAAKLKCLLVTNDEMRDHIFELLSNSFFQKWKERHQVRFTFVKGSLKLEMPPPFSVVIQESEKGSWHVPITCLNNEESLRSWICITRESV; encoded by the exons ATGGCTGGTACTGATAAACGCCGCTCTTGCCACCACGACGAAAGCCctacaaaaccaaacaagaagaagaagggaggcCGTAATCCAGAGAAGAATCTCCTTATCAATCTTCATTCCTGTTCCAAGTCCAAGAACCTCTCAGCTGCGTTGGCTCTATACGATGCAGCTATCACTTCAGGTGACATCCGCCTCAGCCAGCAACACTTCCAAAGCCTTCTTTACCTCTGCTCTGCGTCCATTAGTGACCCGTCTCTTCAAACCCTTGCCATCGACCGTGGCTTCCAAATTTTTGATCGTATGGTTAGTTCCGGGGTAAGTCCTAATGAGTCCTGCGTCACTGCAGTGGCACGACTAGCTGCTGCCAAAGGTGACGGTGATTATGCTTTCAAGCTTGTCAAAGACATTGTTGCTGTTGGCGGTGTATCTGTCCCTCGTCTTAGAACTTATTCTCCagctttgctctgtttctgtgagATTATGGAGGCTGAAAAGGGTTATGAAGTGGAAGACCACATGGATGCTTCAGGTATTGTGTTGGAGGAGGCAGAGATCTCGGCTTTGCTGAAGGTAAGCGCTGCAACGGGCAGAGAAAAGAAGGTTTATAAGTATTTGCATAAATTAAGAGAATGTGTTGGCTGCGTTAGTGAAGAAACTTCAAAAATTATTGAGGAATGGTTCTGTGGAGAGAAAGCTAGTGAGGTTTGTGATAATGGGATTGGTTCTGATATTGAGCTGCTTAGAGCCTCTGTTTTGAAGAATGGGGGTGGGTGGCATGGTCTTGGATGGGTTGGGGAAGGTAAATGGATTGTGAAGAAAGGTAGTGTTAGTCCAACCGGGAAATGCTTGAGCTGTGACGAACATTTGGATTGTGTAGATACAAATGAGTTAGAGACTGAAAATTTTGTGGATTCTTTGGTGGCTTTGGCTGTGGAGAGGAAGGCGAAGATGAATTCATGTGAGCCAATGGCGGACTTCAGCGAGTTTCAG GAGTGGCTTGAAAAGCATGGAAATTACGAAGCTATAGTAGATGGAGCAAATATTGGGCTCTACCAACAAAATTTTGCAGATGGTGGTTTCAGTCTACCACAG CTTGAAGCTGTAGTGAAGGAGCTTTACAGTCAAAGTGGTAACAAAAAGCAGCCGCTAGTTCTGTTGCACAAGAAACGGGTCAATGCGCTTTTAGATAACCCGAATCACCGGAATTTGGTGGAAGAGTGGATTAATAACAATGTCCTATACGCGACTCCACCAGGTTCCAATGATGATTG GTATTGGCTCTATGCTGCTGCTAAACTCAAGTGTTTACTTGTGACTAATGATGAGATGAGAGATcacatttttgaattattaagtaacagttttttccaaaaatggaaagaaagACATCAAGTTCGGTTTACCTTTGTGAAAGGTTCTCTCAAGCTTGAAATGCCTCCTCCCTTTTCAGT